DNA from Ammospiza caudacuta isolate bAmmCau1 chromosome 6, bAmmCau1.pri, whole genome shotgun sequence:
AAGAGAGGCTGGTGAAATTCACTGGCTGACCATTAGAAGGGAATGTGTGAATATGCCAAGCCAAAAGAAGCAAGTGCTGTCTTTAATTGGAATATGTATAGTGAGTCCAGGCTTTCAGAAATTCTGCTTCTGACTAATGAGTGCATATAGCTAAGCTAAGAGTTAGAAGTTGGAAAGTTTTGTATTCAATTTGGTTACATGTTTTTATCTCCATGACTGATCAGCTTGGGAAGAAGACATCTCACTGTTCATTACAGTCTTTTGTCTTTCTATGGGGACTTGTAGCTTGAAACAAGAGTCCAATCAAATAACCCAACTCCAGTACAATCAAGTTGTCTTTGAAGCAGATATTTCCTCAGCCTGATGAGTTCTCACAGAGCGTGACAAAGGTTTATTTACATTCATTTTTTTAGtgggaaagaaggaggaggagaggatggTATTTATTTGAGGTGAGGACTTTGGACAAGGCAAGAGACTCCAAATAACTGGCTGGAGTCTTTGACGAGTTTTGGTCAGTGACTGCAAAAAGAGTGCAGGCAGATGTTAAGCTGAAAAGAGCCAGCAAAGCCTCATTGCACTCAGTGCAATTGCACGGCTCTACACCAGCCAACATTTGGAAAGGTTTGTCTTCTTGCTTCTCAaagaaggcaggaaggaaaacaagcaTGAGTTGACTGAACTCACTAAAGAAATGCCAGAATGTGGCCTATGGTGATTAAAATAATGGTGGCGCATCTGCCTCCCTGCTGTCGCAGGGGCTTCTTGGtgtgcaaaggcagcagcacatgtGAGTGCCAAAAGGCTTTAATCTTTTCAGGGTGCAGATGCACCTGGAGTGGGAGATGTGTCATCAGAGAAAATTGTCTGAATTACCTTAACAATGTTCTCTCTGCTGGAATTCAGAAATATGTCTCCAATGGCGGGGAGAAGATACCAGTTTGCAGGATCTAGGGGAAAGAGAGGTCCAGTCTGTGAACTGGACACATCTTTAGAGGAGACATTGACTTAAAACACTCCCAGAGTCAGAGAGGTGTGAGAAGAGGGTGAGGGTGTGAAGGAGTGGATGGTAGGAACCCATCTGCTACTGTAATCGCTTCAAAGGAGGGTTACAGTGTGGCCTGTATTTGTTTATGTGTGTCTATACATGTGCGTGTGAGAGCCGAGCAGATGGGGAAATGATACCCGTGTGTGTCTGTGAGACAGCACAAGTGAGAGGCGGAGGGTGGGTAAGAGGGTTtaaagaggagggaaggggaaaggtgtacaggaaagggaagagtttgggttttttccccttttccctttgtttATTCTTGTTTGACGCTTTCTCATTACCAGAAGGCAGACCTGGGGGACAGTCAGTCAGCTGCTTGTGGAACTGCCtgatgaggtttttttttgttctgcgCGAACACCTCAGTTCCGAGTGTTAGTGACAGCCCGGCAGAGTTTTTGGGGACTGGGGAAAGTGTCGAGGCCTCCCTTTGCTCAGGCCGTGAGGGGCCCGGCTCGGCGCCTCCCTGCTCCTCGCTCTCTCCCGCCGTGGGACGCCGGTGCTCCCGGCGCTGCCGCGGATCGGGACTCTCCCCGCCGGGGGtgcgggggcagcggggccggagcCCGGTGCTGGGGCGGTCCCGGAGCGCTGTCCGGGGTGCTGCAGGAGCGCTCCCGCCCGTCTGCCCGGCGGGCACGGGAGGCCGCATCTGAGACGGGGGGGACGGCGGCGTGGGGATTGGCAGCGGCTCCCGACGGCGTGAGCCCCGCTCCTCCCGCCCCCGCCCTCGTGGCGGCGAGGGGGCGCACATCTGGGGGCGCACATCTGGGGGCGCACATCTGGGAGAGGGGGagggcgggggcggggggaggaGGCCGGGGCCGAGCCGGCAGCGCCGggccctcccctctcccctctccccgccCCTCCGCCGCGCGCGGCGCCGCCGGGACCGGGAGCCGGGACCGGAGCCGGGACCGGAGCCGGGCCATGCCAGCCGGAGCCCCCGCGGGCGCGGCGCGGCACCATGGCCGCTGAGAACCGCTCGGCGCCGGGCGGCGGCGcgccctgggctgggctgcccgGTGAGTCGCTGCTCGGGGCTCCGTGTgcgcgggcggggggcgcggggcatCCCCCGCAGGGTCCGGGGGGGGTCGGGCATGGCTTTGGGGTgcatggggagggggctccgcACCCCCGGGGGATGTGGCACGCGGTCCCCCAGGAATGGGGGAAGTGTCTCTGCCAACTTTCCCGCATTCCTGCGTCTCTCCGGGAACGCCGGGATGCCCCGCGGGTCGGGACCCTCGCGCTGGTTCGCTGCCCCGGGATGTCTGGAGCcgtgcagccctgccagggaccGGGGTGATGTCTGGCaccccctttccctgctcccatccaaaCCAGCAGCGTTCCCGGGATCCGCCGCTCGAGGAACCTCGGGTACCTCTTGTCACCCAGGAAACAGCCTTGTCAGCACCCTGAGTAGGGAATACGAGCAGCCTGCGGCTCGGGGACAGGCACCCCCCAGGAGGAAACCCGGGACGGGGGTTATTTGCTCCCCTGGTGCCTTCTCTGGGAAGGAGACATTCCCGGACAAGAAACTACCTGCGCGCTTTCTTTGCTTCCCTCGCTGTTCCAGCAAGAGCAACAGGGAGAGGATCCCCCATCTGTTGGATACTTTGTCGCCATACTGGGCAAATCCCTCTGGCGCTTGTGGCCACCTCCCAGGACATGACTAGGCAGAAGTTTGCCCCCTCTTCACAGAGCCTTTTGCCAGACTGGGCATTGCAAGGGAGACAGATCTTGTTCACTCTCTCCCCCAGTGTGGATCTCGTCTTCCCTTTAGCCCTTTCTGGCCCTgttgcagccctgctgctggtaATGGCAGAGCTGCCCCGTGCTCTCTGTTGGCACATCATGGACAAGGGTTGGCCAGCCACAcccttctttctttccaaaatAATACCATTGGCTTCAAATTAGGGAACAGTTCttataatttttcttaaataaaagtAGCACTGGCTTCTGTCTGACCTGTTTTCAACCCCTCTGGTTGTGCTGTGTATGGATTTTTCTAGCCAGTCTTTGGAAAGCCCAGGGCTAGGGAGATACTTCCCAACCTGAGGAACAGCTGGTgttcccctgtgccctgctgggcgATGGGCTCTGTTTGAGCATTTGAAGGCTCCCTGCTTTATCACAACTGCCTTGAGTGACCTCCAAAGGTGGTTTGACTTCTGCCACAGCTTGCAGAgtgagcagaggggctggaagggTTGCTACCAATGCAGTTGAGTGGCTTGTTGATGCAGGCACTGTCTATCAAAATACTCAGGTGACAGGATCCCAGAGCCCAGGCTTTTGGTGAAACAGCACCAGAGACAATGCTCACGTTGAAATCAAAGGTGACACCAAGATGCTTTTGCTGTCTCTACTGCTGGGCACCACCTCCTGCTTCCTAACACCCTAACTCCTGTGATCtgagcacctgctgctgctctccagcctggaCTAGGCCCCCATGAGACATCCAGCAAAGAGCAGGGCATCCAGTGGAGATCCCAATCAGCAACCCATCCCTGTTCTCCCTTCAGCAGCGACGGTTGTCCGTGGTGGGAGCCCTGGGTGTGGGAGGTGGGGATGGGTGCAGGGGTGGGCAGCAGCCCTggttcctgcaggagctgagcccgTGTGCCCTTGCTCAGAGTGGCAGCAAGTGTCCAGGGCTGCTGGATGGAGTGGCAGCGGCCCTGGGAGTGACCTGATGACTGGGCAGAGGAAAGCTGGCgggagaaggagggaaaggGCTACCAGTAAAAGTGGTTTGTTTATTCACACGAGGGGCATACCCATCTCGGGAGGTcagtctgttttctttcataGAAGAGAAATGAactgaaattattaattaaGGCTGTGATCCAATTACTCTGAGTTTGCAGCAGGAGCgtggtttttctcttttaactGTCCCCACAAGCTGTGTCCCCACCCCATTGATGGGAGGTTTTGTCATAGTtgggattttgttgttttgttctttaaaattaaaatgacaaATATCTCCCCAGGacgaaaaaaaaaagacaaaaccaaaaaaagacaaaaacaggGAATAAAAATAGTGAGACCAGGAGGAGCAACTGATGCAGAGCAGTCCCTAGCATACCTTTGTGTTGTTGATGCtttctctgcctgccctgctgagccctgaCCAGCAGCATCCACAGAGGAGAGGAGGTTTGGTGAGCGCCCAGCCGAGGTGGCAGATGCAGCtctgcaaaggcagcaggggGATCAGTTGtgagaggagagggagatggAGGCTGTTTGCAAggggctgctgctttctgcacaaACACTGCTCCTCTTTCCACacggacagacacacagcaacTGTTTCTTGTGCACAAGCTGACCCCTTCTCCTTGGCATGCTAAGCCAGGGatttgctgagcatcttctgGAGAAACGGGCATTGTCCTCGAGCCAGTTGCTCCTCAGCCTGACGTGGGTCTATGCCCTTATTGCTCTCCAGTAAGCCAAGGGAGGAgatttgctttgcatttcagcatccATTCTGGGCTGGCTCTAAAACTGCATGTTACAAGATGTGTTTTGGGGAGATATGAGAGTGCAGGACCTGACACAGTGAGGAAATGGAAGTTTTGGACTAGATCATTCCCATGTActtcctcttctctcttcaTTCCCATCCCAGCATCCCCTGCTGACTGCTCTTAAGCCTGCCCAAGCACCAGCACCCACCATGAGTGGGCCAGGCCCCAGTGGGTGCAATGAGGCTCCACACCCAGGCACTGTTGAAGCCTCTTCAAGCTGGTGATTGGAACTATGCCAAATACATCCTTCTTCTGAGGGATTTGTGTGACCAGTCAGAAAGCAGACAACAGCTTTTAG
Protein-coding regions in this window:
- the LOC131559328 gene encoding basic proline-rich protein-like; the encoded protein is MATKYPTDGGSSPCCSCWNSEGSKESAQVPEVPRAADPGNAAGLDGSRERGCQTSPRSLAGLHGSRHPGAANQREGPDPRGIPAFPERRRNAGKLAETLPPFLGDRVPHPPGVRSPLPMHPKAMPDPPRTLRGMPRAPRPRTRSPEQRLTGQPSPGRAAARRRAVLSGHGAAPRPRGLRLAWPGSGPGSGPGSRSRRRRARRRGGERGEGRARRCRLGPGLLPPPPPSPSPRCAPPDVRPQMCAPSPPRGRGREERGSRRREPLPIPTPPSPPSQMRPPVPAGQTGGSAPAAPRTALRDRPSTGLRPRCPRTPGGESPDPRQRREHRRPTAGESEEQGGAEPGPSRPEQREASTLSPVPKNSAGLSLTLGTEVFAQNKKKPHQAVPQAAD